The following are encoded together in the Macadamia integrifolia cultivar HAES 741 unplaced genomic scaffold, SCU_Mint_v3 scaffold3077, whole genome shotgun sequence genome:
- the LOC122067712 gene encoding polygalacturonase non-catalytic subunit AroGP3-like, with protein sequence MTRPIFLLGLLIVAYFSGFHAENAFSKYWEEHIINLSDPPHWLVAKASPLNLHQAAFYMKLMEENELASHLRSFCKLANIVCSTNVLLKKTMDDTTLPPIAQWNAIKVVYEDTPKEIPMSVTNQGGLPFFRESMVKEGDFMAVPDLRDPMSYRSFFPQPLASKVPFSLAQIEGLKKMFGVVDESNMDQFIQDTLKICEERPIRDDRSTCATSGEDLIDFIIKQLGHNVCIWSTESIEGSYENVTIGAVELIYGNMSEPPALCHSLPFPFQVYYCHVLQKVKVFVVDIHVQKKVNHAIMVCHYDTSTWNPNHIAFKLLGFGPGLIEICHWINENGLVWTKSLA encoded by the exons ATGACGCGTCCCATTTTTTTGCTTGGACTTCTAATAGTAGCATACTTTAGT GGGTTTCATGCTGAAAATGCCTTCTCAAAGTATTGGGAAGAACATATAATTAATCTTTCAGACCCTCCACATTGGCTAGTTGCAAAGGCTTCACCATTAAACCTCCACCAGGCAGCATTTTATATGAAACTCATGGAGGAAAATGAATTGGCTTCCCATTTGCGTTCGTTCTGTAAGCTTGCTAATATTGTTTGTTCTACCAATGTGTTACTGAAGAAGACAATGGACGACACAACCTTGCCACCAATTGCTCAGTGGAATGCTATCAAAGTTGTTTATGAAGACACTCCAAAAGAAATACCCATGTCTGTCACCAACCAAGGGGGATTGCCATTTTTCCGGGAGTCAATGGTAAAAGAAGGAGATTTTATGGCAGTCCCTGATCTAAGGGACCCAATGTCATATAGATCATTCTTCCCGCAACCTCTAGCATCAAAAGTTCCATTTTCATTAGCCCAGATTGAGGGATTGAAGAAAATGTTTGGTGTGGTGGATGAATCAAACATGGATCAGTTTATTCAAGACACCCTTAAGATATGTGAGGAAAGACCCATTCGAGACGACCGAAGCACCTGTGCGACTTCCGGTGAAGATCTCATTGATTTTATCATCAAGCAATTAGGGCACAATGTATGCATATGGAGTACTGAGAGTATTGAAGGATCTTATGAGAATGTCACAATCGGAGCTGTGGAACTCATATATGGAAATATGTCTGAACCACCAGCATTATGTCATAGTCTTCCATTCCCATTTCAAGTCTATTATTGCCATGTTTTACAGAAAGTGAAAGTATTTGTAGTTGATATACATGTTCAGAAGAAAGTGAATCATGCAATTATGGTATGTCACTATGACACATCAACTTGGAATCCAAACCACATTGCATTTAAGCTTTTGGGTTTTGGCCCTGGCCTAATAGAAATTTGTCATTGGATAAATGAGAATGGATTGGTCTGGACAAAGAGTCTAGCTTGA